A stretch of the Zeugodacus cucurbitae isolate PBARC_wt_2022May chromosome 6, idZeuCucr1.2, whole genome shotgun sequence genome encodes the following:
- the LOC105217488 gene encoding protein slit, whose protein sequence is MAVATTSKLFGVSNVSFVVYGVTIAFWALSLGIQQIDAQSPPQQQVCPEQNDIAPCICTVKKNGLDILCETTDLAHITKSMGTLKGQSPIIFYLKLRHNNLPKLQGFVFLALDIRHLTIHNSSLAAIEENALSSLGNGLTQLDISQNQMKTVPSSALKHLYHLLILNLNHNKISVIHNNAFEGMDTLEILTLYENKIVTIEPEAFRGLEKKLKRLNLGGNDLTAIPQQALSILDTLKKLEIQENKIGSIREGDFAGMESLDSLILAHNMITTVPANVFSHLSILNSLELEGNKIEIIDKDAFKGLEENLQYLRLGDNNIQSIPSEALRPLHRLRHLDLRNNNISFIQEDAFAGYGDSLTFLNFQKNDLKVLPSMIFENLNSLETLNIQNNKLSRIPQDIMEPITDTLRIIDITDNPLVCSCELTWFPKLLQDLKNRDDEMAQKKKPTCLMPIENRQYYVQTMPLEKMHCGGKNAAPNLLNNAVLPVNVLTNVAVSILAAVSRF, encoded by the exons ATGGCGGTGGCGACAACAAGCAAACTTTTCGGCGTTAGCAACGTCAGTTTCGTCGTCTATGGCGTAACGATAGCGTTTTGGGCGCTTTCACTTGGAATACAACAAATCGACGCACAAAGCCCACCGCAGCAACAGGTGTGTCCCGAACAGAATGATATTGCACCCTGTATATGTACTGTAAAGAAGAACGGTCTGGATATATTGTGTGAAACCACAGATTTAGCTCATATAACTAAATCTATGGGCACTTTAAAAGGGCAAAGCCCCATAATATTCTATTTGAAATTGCGCCACAACAACCTACCTAAACTACAGGGATTTGTATTTCTGGCACTGGACATCCGCCATTTGACTATTCACAACAGCAGCTTGGCAGCCATAGAAGAGAATGCGCTCAGCTCTTTAG GTAATGGACTCACACAGTTGGACATTTCGCAGAATCAAATGAAGACTGTACCATCTTCAGCCTTAAAGCATCTCTACCATTTGTTAATCCTGAATTtgaatcataataaaattagtgTTATTCATAATAATGCATTCGAAGGCATGGATACTTTGGAAATACTTACTTTGTACGAGAACAAAATCGTCACCATAGAGCCCGAAGCTTTCCGAGGCCTTGAAAA aaaattgaaACGGTTAAATCTTGGAGGAAATGATCTCACTGCGATACCACAACAGGCGCTCTCTATACTTGACACTctgaagaaattagaaattcAAGAGAATAAAATCGGCAGCATTCGTGAAGGCGATTTTGCAG GAATGGAGAGTTTGGACTCGTTGATCTTGGCGCACAACATGATCACCACTGTACCTGCAAATGTGTTTTCCCATCTAAGTATTTTGAATTCATTGGAATTGGAGGGAAATAAGATAGAAATCATTGACAAGGATGCGTTCAAGGGTTTAGAAG aGAATCTGCAATATCTCCGCCTGGGCGACAACAATATTCAATCTATACCCAGTGAAGCTTTGCGTCCACTGCATCGGTTGCGTCACCTAGATTtaagaaacaacaacataagtTTTATACAAGAAGACGCTTTCGCTGGCTATGGGGACTCACTGACATTCCTCAATTTCCAAAAGAATGA CTTGAAAGTTTTACCGagtatgatttttgaaaatctcaACTCACTCGAAACGCTCAATATCCAAAACAACAAGCTGTCGCGCATACCACAAGATATAATGGAGCCAATCACTGATACGCTGCGTATAATCGATATTACAG ATAACCCATTGGTGTGCTCGTGTGAGCTCACCTGGTTCCCGAAGCTTTTGCAAGATCTGAAGAACAGAGATGACGAAATGGCGCAGAAGAAGAAGCCCACTTGTCTCATGCCCATAGAAAATCGACAATACTACGTACAAACAATGCCATTGGAGAAGATGCACTGCGGTGGCAAAAACGCCGCTCCCAACCTACTCAACAATGCGGTGCTGCCTGTGAACGTGCTCACCAACGTAGCCGTCAGCATATTGGCAGCAGTGAGTAGATTTTAA